Below is a window of Humulus lupulus chromosome 9, drHumLupu1.1, whole genome shotgun sequence DNA.
tccttcatggaggccttcagctggactccgttcaagtgaacctctacctcccgtggctccctcagtcgctttgaacatcttggcatcttcttcttgctggaaacaatggtggaacagtagcttgaaactaacgttcccacagacggcgccaaactgttgacggtgagaactcgtcaactaagttgagttggaagaaattatcaagtcaggatcgtcaataaaaaagctatagaaatcaaagcaataactcaagaattatgacagaataacaatggagaaatcaatcaatctttcattaactctcaagcctttgcttcagtaaaacttccaaccccccttcaggtggtgttccagtaaattttatagtaggctctaatggccttagatacatggtggtccaggggaccaaatggtacataagtactatgtcaggggagtggcttcagaggttgtggtcataCATCAGTACAGGAgaaggtgtcaggaggatgtctccactacttgtctgtacccatgtctgatgagtggccgcaggcgtagtggcgcaggtggtagtggtgtcgactctggcccttggccgtagacgtacgggccataactcttaccccagcagtcccactggtactggtgtccgtactcagtactaggtcgtacaagtacgtcccattcgactcgtactagagcctctaagcataggggtctcaaggtgtaaggaatgggacccttggtgcatggctctactcatgtggccactaggtgacgtagctctcattcctttGCGAGGCCCCCtcggaaggcttattgatggcgcagCTCTCTTGGCTGTTCACGAGGCCAAATGTGttgcggatgtgacccccatgaggctaTGTGCGAGGCCGCCACCATGGGGCCTATTTggtgaggccactccgtgggcatgggcgaggccatcatggGGCCTATtcggcgaggccaccttggggaccatgggcgaggccatcatggGGCCTATtcggcgaggccaccttgggggccatgggcgaggccactttgagcctaagtggcgaggccaccttggggccatgggcgaggccactttaagcctaagtggcgaggccaccttggggccatgggcgaggccgcgttgggcctaagtggcgaggccaccttggggccatgggcgaggccgcgTTGGGCCTatgtggcgaggccaccttggggccatgggcgaggccaccttgggcctaagtggcgaggccaccttgggggccatgggcgaggccactttgaGCCTATGTGGCGGGGCCACCTTGGgggccatgggtgaggccactTTGAGCCTATGTGGCGAGGCCACATTAGGGCCATGGGTGAGGTCACTTTGAGCCTaggtggcgaggccaccttggggccatgggcgacgCCGCGTtgggcctaagtggcgaggccaccttggggccatgggcgaggccacattgggcctaagtggcgaggccaccttgggggccatgggcgaggccactttgagcctatgtggcgaggccaccttgggggccatgggcgaggccactttgaGTCTATGTGGCAAGGCAACATTGGGGCCATTGGCGAGGCCATTTtgaggccacgggcgaggccactcggGCACTTGGAGATGCGCACGCGGTGGCCGAGCGACGCTAGGGAGATGCGCGCGCGGTGGCCTAGCGAAGCGAGGGAGGCATGCAGTGGCCGAGCGACACCAGGAAGGCTCGTGCGcggtggccgagcgacgccaAGGAGGCACGCGTGTGGGggccgagcgacgccagggaGGCGCGCGCGCGGTGGCCGAGCGACGTCAGGAGGTGCGCGCGCGAGGAGGGCTTTGCTCCTGGGGCATgaccgagcgaggccatggcgacGGGGCTGGGATCTCACATAAATCTCATATTTTGCCCTGTTGGAATTTGGGCGTCCAcactatcacatttcccaaatttaaaacaTGCATGTGTATAACAcgattaaatttatatattaatatatatactcatttacataattaaatctgaaattaaatataatttaaataaattgaaaaggttaacaaaaaaaaaaaactctaaaaaaataatatattaaaatgcaaagtttaaacataaaataattacataatcattaatataaaactatacaaaaattaaaaaatccgaaatatacccaatttataaaaaaaaatcacaaaaattaaatttaattaataaaaattaataaaattttccttacttgtggtaattgactAATGTGGGTGCTTGTAGCAAACCCCAAAATACTAAAAAAGTTAATGGGTTTCCAAAAAATAATCTTCAAgaatacaaaatctatacaaaaaaaattatgtataaggttcataaacatatatatatatatatcattattttcaccttaaaataaaaaaaaaaggaaaaaaactcACCCAAATGGTCAAAACCTGTGGATAAGCCGATGGGTTTCAAAGAGAAAGCACTCTCTTTTTTTTCTGCAGTTTTTAGGTTATGACAATAGAGGATGAAGGGGGCTTACTGATATAAACTAACTGGCCATTTGcttcagtgccccactgacgcaaaggGGTCGGTAAACATTGTCATGGTGGCAATGACGCAAACATCCTCATTTCACTTCGTCAATATATGTACTGACACAAATGCCCTTGCAattgtggcagtgcccaactgccacaaatgctaattctcgGTCAACGGTGGCATTCAACTGCTTTGACTGATGCTTTTGATTGACACAAATGGCCTTTTTTTTGTAGTGGAAGCTTAGACAATGGTAACCCCATTTGTGGGATCAGGTAAGGGTGGAGGCCCTATTAATTAGAAAAGCAAGACCCTTGAAAACTCTACTACTCCTCCTGAAAAGAGGGGTCATAGTACTCAGTGTGGCCACAGGAGGAACAATgaggtctggagaagttatccagtgtgcgccaggtgcaagagacgccatctgagaatgtcgagcgaaggcatgtcttctatgtggaatagttgggaACTTCAAGAGGGATTGCCCGAGATCGAAGAAGTGTCCTCCTTAATGCAGTCAAAGCCCGACGCTGGTTCCTCAAAGACAACAGGTTGGCTTCCTAATTTCTGTTCCATTATTTTGTACTGATTAAGTATGGTGCTACGTATCTCTTAGTGGTGACATAGATAAGTGGTACATACTGTATGGTTATTATGCTATAGGACTTGAGATCTTGTGTTTGCTAGGGAAAGTAGGTAatttcactacaacaatttttctcaaatattacattaaaatataacataattttaGAAGTGCTATTGATAGGACACACGGAGAAAAAAAGACCCGGGAAAAAAAAATTTAGGCGACAAGTGAAACACTTTTTGCTGCCTGAAATTTACAAAAGAGAAcagcaaatgaaaaaaaaaacttatcccTAATCTCTCAGTGCATCTCTACCAGcgtgcctctctctctctctggtaAATCCTCTCTCTCAAATCCCTAATCTCTACCAGcgtgcctctctctctctcaaatcccTAATCCCTAATCTCTAATCTCTCAGTGCATTCAGTCTCTCTCATTTGCTCTTTCTCTCATTCGCTCTCTCACATTCTCTCGGCTTTCTAACCCTCGCGCCGTTGAACCACACCACAACCAAACCCCTGCTGAAGCCTCCCTCACACCGGTACTCACGCAACTGAAGCACACCATGACCACGCCCGTGCTGTAGTCGTTGAGTCTCTCGTCCCCCCCTCTCTGTTTATCTCTCCCGCTGGCTTTTCCGTTTGTCTCTGTGAggtataatttgtttttttttttcagatttcaatttaatATCAAGAAACCATTTTgaatattatcaatatatatatatgcttgtgttggaattatttctaaaatcCTGACTTTCATATATATAGGCTGCTTTGTGGAGATATTTGTGACATTTTAATCTTGTGAGTGATTTTCTTACtatgtgcctggttgaataaACTCTTCTCTTTCGGAATTAACAGATTTCCTTCATGTTGTACTAATAAAATGGATTTATATAAGGTTGATGCCATTCCCAACCCATCGAAGGAGCAACTAGTAGATGTTGTGCAGAGGCATTTCATGTCACAGGTACTGGTCTTCATCATTTTGCATAAAGATTAATTGTGAGTTTTTGTTAAAAATTTTAGTCTTACCCTTTATGatgatataatattatatagaataTGATGACTCTTTTTAAATATGTAATTGGAGAGTTGACATGTATTTTGCTCTCTTCAGGTTGCAGGTGGTGATGGAACCGCAGGGTGGCTTCTTGGAGTTGTTTCTGATCTCAAGTTATCTCATCCACCAGCAATTGCAACAGTGCCCTTAGGAACAGGAAACAATCTTCCATTTGCATTTGGCTGGGTAGGAAGAACATGAACATTTCAAATCATTTCTACTTGTTCATTATACCTGTTAAAGCTTTCTTTACCGATTCagagatatatacatatatatatgtatatatcgtTGTGGCATATCCTTTCATCTTGTTTTGACTCATAAGCCACTTCTTGATGATATGTTTGATGTTGAGCTGAATCTTTTAATGTTAAAACCCCTGAAAAAGTGTTGATATTCacatttaatgaaaaaaaaaatcatactttATTTAAGCTACTGAGTACAGAAACTATTTTCATTTACCGTGTTATGAACTTCAGTTTAATCAGTAGCCATATTAATTGGTCCTACAGGAGAAGAAAAATCCTAGGACAGATGAAAATGCGGTAAAGTCATTTTTGCGTCAAGTAATGGATGCTAAGGAAATGAAAATCGACAGGTCAGAGCAATTGTTACTTTCTTTagcacttattttttttttctatgaaaTCTTCTGTCGTTCTCGATTGTAGGTACTAATTGTTGTTCCCTATTTGATTGTGAATGCGGGCTCCAAAAGAAGGTCCATGTGACCCTATTGCTCCTCTCAAATGGATATTTTTTGCTGGCTGTTATATGAATGTTTCTCTTCTTATTCAGGCTTGCTTATTCACGAGGTAGCCAATATACTTAGCagttattttctattttatttatgtGTCTTTGTTCCTTGCTTTGATTTTGCATTTATGTGATAGATTGCAAAACCTTGTTATGTGCAAGCTAAAAATCAAGGATTCAATATCACAGTGGAGTGATTTCTATGACACATGGGTcctttttttaacttttaaaacaATTGCATCTGCATGTGACACTTGTTGAACTAAAAACTTTCCCTCTTGTTTAAAGATTcagagtctttttttttttttcattatgctTGTAAGTTTAAAAATTGGGATGGCAATCACGTGTTTAATGGAGTTGTTGATAAAAATTCAGGGCTGTTTTTAAGCTTTCCTTGGTtctatttatgttttgttatgacttgtttagattgAGAATTTAGGTTTTGGGATTTTGAAAAATGGTTTCGCTATCTCATTCTCTAGTTGTAATTCTGAAAAACGAGTTTCAGATCTTCTTTGGATGCTGATTCAAGTGACATGCATTTGTTTTGTTCAAACTGAAATCAAAATCGTATTGAAAAACACAATATTATGTTCTACAAATCTTTCTACTGAATtccaaataaaatagaacatgaaTAACTTGTATAGGGTAATTTAATGTGCTCTCAGCTTTATTTTGTTTTCATGGGAGTTTTTGATGTTGGTTCTTTGCTAGGCACTTATTTTTGCGAAAGAATTAGCTATGCCTGGAAATGGAGAGAAAGAGTCAAATTTGAGCAAGAAAAACGCTCACAAACTCAATGATTTATAAGGTAATTTCTCAGTTTTTGCTGGAATAAATTAACAAATAGCAAGCCATTTTAGCTTTTGATGTTCATTACTTAATTGGTATAACTAATGAGAATACATGACAAACTTCTATATCTGTCTTTGTTCCTTGCTTTGATTTTGCATTTATGTGATAGATTGCAAAACCTTGTTATGTGCATAGAGGGAATCATATATTTTGAGAATGGTTTATTTATGGTTTTGCATCTTGAGAATGGGATTAGTCAATGAGTAATGATCTTGAAATTATTACCAGGTCATTGAGCATGGTCTGGGACATCTGCCATTTACAGAAAAACAGGTGGTCACTCCAACTGGTAAGCTGACTGTCAAATGGAATTTTTTAGTTCTTTGTCCCTTTCAGTTTTCTGTTTTCATTTTTAATGGGTTCCTTCAGCTTATATGTGAAAAATTACTTATCATATTGTaacttttccttttttctttttttatatatataagttaatcaatttatataAGTTAAactcatttatatatattcattttttgGTGTGTTTTCGGGTAAGAAAAAATGTTTACATATAAGttaaactcatatatatatatatagaaatatgCTAACTCACTGCTTTATTCTCTGCAGATCAGATGAGAAGTCAGCATGTATAGCAATCTGCAACAAAATGGGATTAAAGGGATATCAGGTAAGTTTAGGCATTGAATTATTTTCATGATATGAAAATAAGTAGTCAATTTTCATGTtccttttatttattcattttattatattgGTTTTCTTTTGTTTGGCGTTGTAAAGAATTTCATGTTGTGTGTGGTAGATTGGGAAAACAAAGGTATTTTTAAGAGCTGGGCAGATGGCTGAACTAGATGCAAGAAGAAGTGAAATCTTGGCTAATGCAGCAAGACGAATACAAAGACAAATCCGAACATATCTAACCAGAAAGGAATTTATTTCCCTAAAAAGAGCTACAATAAATATGCAGAAATATTGGAGAGGTACTCATTTTTACATTTCATTCTCTAATATTCAGCTATACCATGCAGCTTTCATAGGGAAAATCTTTTAGTATCAATAGAGTTGGTAAAGTTAACAAGCGGTTAACAAGCGGTTAACAAGCGATTAACAAATCTAAAAACATCTGGAAGTTTGTTACCTGGTTTAGTAGCGCTTCTATGCAACCATATCATCAAAGAAACATTGAATCAGTAAAGAATAGATCACACATTAACTGAAAGGCTATCCTATTTGTACTTTAAAAGATTTCCTTGGACATAATACAATTATTCATACCAATATAACCAGGAGGACCACATTAACTAGAAATATTGCCAATTCTCAGAGTTACTGTTTAAGATGTATTATTTTCCTCTGTTTACAGCCCAACTTGCACGAAAGCAGTATGAACAAATGAGAAGGGAAGCTGCTTCAATTCGCATACAGAAACACCAGCGTACCCATATGGCAAGAAAATTCTACACAAAACTACAGGCATCTGCAATTGTTATCTAGACTGGATTACGAGCAATGGCAGCTAGAAACAATTTCAGGCATAGGAGAAGAACCAAGGCTGCAACTTTGGTTCAGGTAATAATTTTCGTGTTGAGAGCTTGAAGGCTTATGGATTATGATATTATTTGTCAACAAATGCTACAAAATAAAAGAGAATTTGAGATCTTTCTAATAAAAGTAATGCCATAAGGAATTATAATGGTCTTCATTCTTTACCTTTGAATTACAACTGCTCCTTCTTTACAGACAAGGTGGAGAAGACACCATGCTCTTTCTACTTATAAACATGAAAAGAAGGCCACTCTTTCACTTCAATGACTTTGGAGATCAAAGGTTGCGAGGAAGGAACTTAGAAAGCTCAAAATGGTAAGATTGGCTAATTCTGGAGTCACTATATTTAGTAACACTCATTCCATTACTATGATTGAAATATTATATGTAATATAGCTCActagagaaggaaaaaaaaagatgcattgcaaaagagattgaaaaaatatTCTACCGCAGGCTGCAAGAGAAGCAGGTGCACTCAAGGAAGCTAAGGACAAGTTGGAGAAGCGTGTTGAAGAGCTTTCATGGAGACTAGAATTTGAAAAGCATTTGAGGGTAATATGCTCTCTTCCTACTGGTTTGACTAACATAAGCCTTAATTGAGGCTCAGCTAGGTTAAACGTTCCAAACTAATTTAATTGATTGCCTATAAAACATACCTTGAATTTGAATTTTCTTAAACATTTTTTGTCATAGAGTTTTTAATTACCTCaaaattaatgaaaataatgGTTGGAGAATGACAAATATATAATGAGACAATAATAAAGTTCCACCTACCTTTGTTTAATAGATTGATCTTGAAGAAGCTGAGGGGCAAGAAATTGCCAAGTTACAAAGCACATTACATGAAATGCAAGAGAAGTTAGAAGAACCCATGCTGCAGTCATTCATGAGAAAGAAGCAGCAAAGTTAGCAATCGAACAAGCTCCACCAGTCATAAAGGAGGTGCCAGTAGTGGATGATACTAAACTAGAAATACTGAGAAAACAGAATGAAGAACTAGTACACAGATAATTACacatatacacacacatacaCGCTTTAAGCAGGCATGTAAGTGAGTTTATTCCCCACAATAATTCTGGTGGATGAGTTGGCACAttgattataatattttcattaacctataaactatttttctttcaaGATAACAAATGAAAGTGGTGGCAAGAACTTTTACTCTGTTCTGGGATAGATTTAGTACCAAAACCAATATAAATGTCTGCTTCTATGTTTGTTTTCTGCTAGCATGAACTGAAGTCTTTATAAAGCATATGCAGGGATTTGAATATGCAGGGATTTGACAATTGTTATTTAACATTTGAAATTGCAGACAACCTGCTGGTTGGGTTTGAATATGCAGggatttgactatttatttaatgACTTGGTGCAGGATCTAAATAGATTTATTGATGAGAAGAGTGAAAGCAGAGGAGAAAAAATTTAGCGGGTATCCctctattttttctcttatttttcttttctctttattttttcattttatcaaacaactcattttctttctctttatttttatgcatCGATTTCTTCAGTAATTTATCAACAAACAATGAGTACATTGACAGAATAGATTTTGAACTTGTAGTAACATATTCTTGAGAAATTTCTCTTGCCAAATtcctatttaaataaaaataaaccattATGATTGATAATCTGAAATGATTGCTATTGAAACTGAAAGTTGAAACAACCTTAAATCATGTTGCCAACAGTAAAAACATAGGAGAAACTGTAATTGAAACCAGCTTTAATCATGTTGCCAAcagtaaaatcataaaagaaatcatattaaaCAGATTTAAAACTTGTTACACAACAGTGAACACTAAATTTGAACAACTGTGAAACTTGCCTGACACTAAATTTACTTCAGGCTTTCCTGAAAGAGTTCATAAATAAAATTAGCAAGTTAATTTGCTGAAAACAAGCATTCAGATTTAAagtttataaataatgttttataAGTTTTTATAAAGCATTCTGTCAGCGAAGCTCTTCTTAGAAGGTTCTAAAAACACAAAAGGCAaaccataataataaaaaaattgtttcaGAAAATAATGCTTTTATGTTCAGAAGGTATATGCAGATATTAACAATTTATTAatgctctttttcttttttaacttgCTCATCAGCTTAAAAATGTTTTACATTGTTACAGGTATTGGGATATGATGTGAAGAATGTGAAAGCACTTTACCATAATTAATTGTTACATCATAGAAGAGGGatcatagaatatatatatatatattgattgttGTATGTTCATTTGATTTTGATCAGCAGTAGCAGTTTTATAAGCTTAGGACACAAGTAATCCCTGGATTAAGGTACTGTATCAGCTTGCATATATTATGATTCTTGAACCATTTTTTCCCTACATTAAGTCAATGTTGTAGATTGATGGTCATGGAGATTAATTGTCATTGGAAGCCTACTTTTTTATGttaaatttctaaaaaatttacTATGAAATGTATTGTTATGAACTTATGGCGTATACTATGGTGGAAGTTCAGTACATTTCGAAGAGCTGTAACTAGTAGCCCATAATCTGGCTAAATGGGCAGGAAGAACAGGTGCCATGGAGAGCTGAACAATGAACATATCCCTACATGCATATTCCAAGACCACAAGGAGTTTGAGCAAGGTCAGTCTATGCCATTATCCATTTACATCTGGTGTGCTAGGGTCTTAAGTCTTTGTATTGTTGTTTATTTCTCTATTCTGTTAGCCTTTATATTATGTTAGTTTACTTTGTTTTTAGTGTAATTCCCAAGTTTAGGTCCTGGTGTAGTTTGTCTGTTCTAGTTCTTGTTGGCTAGTTCAGCTGTCTCTGTAATGTTATTAATCTATTTGGTTGCTATGTTTGACACAAGTTATAACAAAAAAAACAAGATATCTAAACTCTATGCAGGCCATTTGATAATTGAAAATTCGCTTCCATATGCAGGCAATTTATTCATTCATTTAAGGTTGAATATATAAGAGTTTTATCCTAATTAATTGCTTATAAAGATATATTCTGATAGCATACTATCAGCATTATTACAAATGAGAAAACTAATAACTGATCACAGCTGTAAAATACGGCTATAATATCACCTAGAATCAATGATAATTTCAAC
It encodes the following:
- the LOC133802048 gene encoding myosin-12-like is translated as MAELDARRSEILANAARRIQRQIRTYLTRKEFISLKRATINMQKYWRAQLARKQYEQMRREAASIRIQKHQRTHMARKFYTKLQASAIVI